The following proteins are encoded in a genomic region of Streptococcus equi subsp. equi:
- a CDS encoding DegV family protein codes for MTGLLSSLLNIRVVMEMKNDTLQTLVKGRGNKTFTKWLDSYLAENSQRQIAEVAISYAGQRDFADSLKKTIATVFDGPITVLETGSIIQTHTGEGAFAVMVRYE; via the coding sequence GTGACAGGCTTGCTTAGCTCCTTGCTGAATATTCGTGTGGTCATGGAAATGAAAAATGATACCCTGCAAACACTTGTTAAAGGACGCGGCAATAAGACCTTTACTAAATGGCTGGATAGCTATCTAGCAGAAAATAGCCAGCGACAGATAGCTGAGGTGGCCATTTCCTATGCTGGTCAGAGGGATTTTGCTGATAGCCTGAAGAAGACAATCGCTACGGTCTTTGATGGGCCAATTACTGTTTTGGAGACTGGCTCAATCATTCAAACACATACTGGCGAGGGCGCTTTTGCGGTGATGGTTAGATATGAATAA
- the recN gene encoding DNA repair protein RecN — protein sequence MDAGIGLKNREKPMLLEISIKNFAIIEEISLNFENGMTVLTGETGAGKSIIIDAMNMLLGARASTEVIRHGADKAEIEGFFSVDANPHLAAVLAESGISMEEELILRRDIFANGRSVSRINGQMVTVSTLKKLGQFLVDIHGQHDQEELMRPQLHQHILDSFGDEAFDQLKQSYQQIFDRYKALRRQALEKQKNEKEHQARLDLLAFQIGEIEAADLVRGEDDLLNQERQRLLNHKKIADTLTSAYLSLDNEDFSSLSQVRSSMNELLSIEDLAPEYQLISAGVSEAYYILEEVTKQLSDTIDQLDFDAGRLQDIELRLDSINSLTRKYGGGVNDVLDYYANITKEYQLLSGDDRSSDELERELKVLEKQLVMTASQLSDKRHALALELEADIKAELRELYMEKADFKVHFTRSKFNREGNESLEFYISTNPGEGFKPLVKVASGGELSRLMLAIKAAISKKEDKTSIVFDEVDTGVSGRVAQAIAKKIYKIGSYGQVLAISHLPQVIAIADNQYFISKESKEESTVSKAKLLTQEERIEEIAKMIAGADVTETARNQARELLGKD from the coding sequence TTGGATGCAGGGATTGGTCTAAAAAATAGAGAGAAGCCGATGTTATTAGAAATTTCCATTAAGAATTTTGCTATCATAGAGGAAATCTCTTTAAACTTTGAAAACGGTATGACCGTACTGACTGGGGAGACAGGGGCAGGAAAGTCCATTATCATTGATGCGATGAACATGCTGCTGGGTGCGCGCGCAAGCACTGAGGTGATTCGACATGGTGCTGATAAGGCAGAGATTGAGGGCTTCTTTTCGGTTGATGCTAATCCTCATTTAGCCGCTGTGCTGGCAGAATCAGGGATTAGCATGGAAGAGGAGTTGATTCTTCGTCGTGATATTTTTGCTAACGGTCGTAGCGTCAGCCGTATCAATGGTCAAATGGTCACTGTCAGCACCCTAAAAAAACTTGGGCAGTTTTTAGTGGATATTCATGGTCAGCATGATCAGGAGGAATTGATGCGTCCACAGCTGCACCAGCATATTTTGGATAGTTTTGGAGATGAGGCCTTTGACCAGCTCAAGCAGTCCTATCAGCAGATTTTTGATCGCTATAAGGCTTTGCGAAGGCAGGCTCTTGAGAAGCAAAAAAATGAAAAAGAACATCAGGCGCGCCTTGACCTGCTGGCCTTTCAGATAGGGGAAATTGAGGCAGCAGATTTGGTTAGAGGAGAAGATGACCTGCTTAACCAAGAAAGGCAGCGATTGCTCAATCACAAAAAGATTGCTGATACCTTAACCAGTGCCTACCTTTCCTTGGATAATGAGGACTTTTCCAGTCTCTCACAGGTCCGCTCTAGCATGAATGAGTTGCTGTCTATTGAGGACCTTGCCCCAGAGTATCAGCTTATATCAGCTGGTGTGTCAGAGGCTTATTATATTCTTGAGGAGGTCACAAAGCAATTATCTGATACCATCGACCAGCTTGATTTTGATGCAGGCAGATTGCAGGACATTGAGCTGCGTTTAGACAGCATTAATAGTCTGACAAGAAAATATGGCGGTGGTGTGAATGATGTTTTGGACTACTATGCCAATATTACCAAGGAATACCAGTTATTAAGCGGAGATGACCGTTCCTCTGATGAGCTAGAAAGGGAATTAAAGGTCCTTGAGAAGCAACTGGTGATGACTGCCTCACAGCTAAGTGACAAGCGTCATGCCCTGGCTCTAGAGCTAGAAGCCGACATCAAAGCTGAGCTGAGAGAGCTTTATATGGAAAAGGCGGACTTTAAGGTCCACTTTACAAGGTCAAAGTTTAATCGAGAAGGCAATGAAAGCTTAGAATTTTATATCTCAACCAATCCAGGTGAGGGCTTTAAGCCGCTGGTTAAGGTTGCTTCAGGTGGTGAGCTTTCCCGCTTGATGCTTGCTATCAAGGCTGCCATTTCTAAAAAAGAGGACAAGACGAGTATTGTCTTTGACGAGGTGGATACTGGAGTTTCAGGACGTGTGGCCCAGGCCATTGCTAAAAAAATATATAAAATTGGCAGCTATGGTCAGGTATTAGCGATTTCGCATTTGCCACAGGTGATTGCTATTGCAGATAACCAGTATTTTATTTCCAAGGAAAGCAAGGAGGAGTCGACAGTGTCTAAGGCTAAGCTGTTGACACAGGAGGAGCGGATCGAGGAGATTGCGAAGATGATTGCAGGAGCTGATGTCACAGAGACAGCAAGAAATCAAGCGCGTGAATTGCTAGGTAAGGACTGA
- the argR_2 gene encoding repressor protein, translating into MKKSERLDLIKKMVLSHEIETQHELLKLLADYGLELTQATISRDMNEIGIVKIPSGTGRYVYGLSQDSGKRVVQRPASIKKTILEMSEKTAGLEQHIHLNVVPGNSKLIKRYLMTDFSGQLFSLIADDDSLLLIAKSEADADHIRQELSLWMQGLV; encoded by the coding sequence ATGAAAAAGAGTGAACGATTAGATTTAATAAAAAAAATGGTTTTGTCTCATGAGATTGAGACTCAGCATGAGCTATTAAAGCTCCTAGCTGATTATGGGCTAGAGCTAACTCAGGCCACTATTTCAAGAGACATGAATGAAATTGGCATTGTCAAAATTCCATCTGGAACTGGGCGTTATGTCTATGGCTTGTCACAGGATAGTGGCAAGCGGGTGGTGCAAAGGCCTGCCTCTATCAAAAAAACGATTTTGGAAATGTCTGAAAAAACAGCGGGCTTGGAGCAGCATATTCACCTCAACGTTGTTCCAGGCAATAGCAAGCTAATCAAACGTTATTTGATGACAGACTTTTCAGGTCAATTGTTTAGCCTGATTGCAGATGATGATAGTTTGCTGTTGATTGCAAAATCAGAAGCAGACGCTGATCATATCCGTCAGGAATTGTCCCTTTGGATGCAGGGATTGGTCTAA
- a CDS encoding DegV family protein, whose translation MELKMGTIKIVADSSMTIEPELIKSLDITVVPLSVMIDSKLYSDNELKEEGQFLQLMRASKSLPKTSQPPVGLFADIYERLVKEGATAIVAIHLSPALSGTIEASRQGAEIAAAPVTVLDSGFTDQALKFQVVEAARLAQAGASLEEILEAVEDIKRKTELYIGVSALEHLVKGDESVV comes from the coding sequence ATGGAACTTAAGATGGGAACTATTAAAATTGTTGCAGATTCATCAATGACGATTGAACCAGAGCTAATCAAATCTCTTGATATTACGGTTGTACCGCTTTCTGTCATGATTGATAGCAAGCTGTATTCTGATAATGAGCTAAAAGAGGAAGGGCAATTTCTACAGCTGATGAGAGCTAGTAAGTCATTGCCAAAAACTAGTCAGCCACCGGTAGGGCTTTTTGCAGATATTTATGAGCGATTGGTCAAGGAGGGGGCGACAGCTATTGTTGCCATTCACCTCTCACCAGCTCTTTCAGGAACAATTGAGGCATCACGTCAGGGAGCTGAAATTGCAGCAGCACCAGTTACGGTATTGGACTCAGGCTTTACAGATCAGGCTTTGAAGTTTCAGGTGGTTGAAGCGGCTAGACTGGCTCAAGCTGGCGCTAGCCTTGAGGAAATCCTTGAGGCGGTAGAGGATATTAAACGAAAGACAGAGCTTTATATAGGGGTATCAGCACTTGAGCACTTGGTTAAGGGGGACGAATCGGTCGTGTGA
- a CDS encoding cell surface-anchored protein: MLKKRMGLASLLVLMTFVYQCCSVTAEQYSDTEVEVLQISEEKSQIMENQEALKDLTTSSDQLKKEALKPKEAATNKSKQEASTVYLAEDDPVTIDSSDEESNQDIIADSVPDLVIKGDQVDVSEVMVSVKEDSSKVAKQRTDAAQRYSIAKHQLTQKLEAFNAATDQLLTMIAKKSDLTGQYYVVGHSLGEMLAAQNEKKLAEQLVMQQKHKKGLGSSVTILDELGRVISDISGHKGMLPFNRKISFKVHQVRYDLPLTGDRTVLPAQLAGLLLLLIGLMLPKVANKKS, from the coding sequence ATGCTGAAAAAAAGAATGGGCTTGGCTAGTCTGCTAGTGTTGATGACCTTTGTGTATCAGTGCTGTTCAGTTACTGCTGAGCAGTATTCCGATACTGAGGTTGAGGTGCTGCAGATTAGCGAGGAGAAAAGCCAGATCATGGAAAATCAAGAGGCGCTTAAAGACCTCACCACGTCGTCTGATCAGCTAAAGAAGGAAGCTTTAAAGCCTAAAGAGGCAGCTACCAACAAGAGCAAGCAAGAGGCTTCGACAGTTTATTTAGCTGAGGACGATCCTGTAACCATTGATAGCTCTGACGAGGAAAGCAATCAAGATATCATAGCGGATTCTGTTCCTGATTTGGTTATTAAAGGTGATCAGGTGGATGTATCTGAGGTTATGGTCTCTGTAAAGGAGGATTCATCGAAAGTTGCTAAGCAAAGAACTGACGCAGCGCAGCGGTACAGTATAGCCAAGCATCAATTGACCCAAAAGCTTGAGGCCTTTAATGCGGCAACGGACCAATTGCTGACCATGATTGCTAAAAAATCTGATTTGACTGGTCAGTATTATGTGGTTGGGCATTCGTTGGGAGAAATGCTGGCTGCTCAAAATGAGAAAAAGCTTGCTGAGCAATTAGTCATGCAACAAAAGCACAAAAAAGGCTTAGGCTCATCAGTCACTATTTTAGACGAATTAGGACGTGTGATTTCTGACATTAGTGGTCATAAAGGCATGCTTCCTTTTAATCGTAAGATCAGCTTTAAGGTACATCAAGTCAGATACGATCTTCCACTAACTGGTGATCGAACAGTGCTACCTGCCCAGCTGGCTGGCTTACTGCTTTTACTAATAGGTCTTATGCTGCCTAAAGTAGCTAACAAGAAAAGCTAA